The Leclercia sp. S52 genome has a segment encoding these proteins:
- a CDS encoding OsmC family protein: MTTLQMNWNGLTQGSGTIEAEKMTLPVAIPAHFGGTGKGANPKELLAASAASCYLMTLAAMLQGHKIPASGINMTTELTGDKPADMHILHRVQILLPEVNLADLNQRVQALIHNADKSCMIGNLIKQSGVRITIEGKVAH, encoded by the coding sequence ATGACAACGTTGCAAATGAACTGGAATGGATTAACACAAGGCTCAGGAACCATTGAAGCAGAAAAAATGACATTACCCGTCGCCATCCCGGCGCATTTTGGCGGTACAGGTAAGGGCGCAAACCCTAAGGAGTTGCTGGCGGCATCGGCGGCGTCCTGTTATTTGATGACCCTGGCTGCAATGCTGCAGGGACACAAAATTCCGGCATCAGGCATTAACATGACGACGGAATTAACGGGTGATAAACCTGCTGATATGCATATTTTGCACAGGGTTCAGATCCTGCTGCCGGAAGTCAACCTGGCGGATCTTAACCAACGCGTACAGGCGTTAATTCATAATGCGGATAAGTCATGCATGATCGGTAATTTAATTAAACAATCCGGCGTGCGAATTACGATAGAAGGCAAGGTTGCGCACTAA
- a CDS encoding GlxA family transcriptional regulator — translation MLEIGLYLYPGVQQAAVLGLNDLFCVANMFSQKYQENKANLLRVTHWQQPGPNDFPVRVFDTEPEADPTLLSAMIVPPTLREPAIVDANPALTSWLTGLHKQGVILSSVCAGAFVLASTGLMNGRKMTTHWAYADLLSQRFPDIEVDVNQLIIDDGEIITAGGLMSWTDLGLRLVHRLLGPTVMIDTARMLLVDPPGREQRYYSVFSPCLTHGDTAVLKVQHWLQATQAKDVTLSTLAAQAGLEERTFLRRFQKATGMTSTEYCQHLRVGRAQELLQFSSDSFDRIAWEVGYSDPGALRKIFTRIVGLTPGEYRRRFSASQAKEQIA, via the coding sequence ATGCTGGAAATTGGTTTGTATCTTTACCCTGGCGTTCAGCAGGCAGCCGTGCTTGGGCTGAACGATCTCTTTTGTGTGGCAAACATGTTTTCCCAAAAGTATCAGGAAAATAAAGCGAACCTGCTGAGAGTCACACACTGGCAGCAGCCTGGCCCGAACGACTTTCCGGTGCGCGTTTTTGATACGGAACCTGAAGCTGACCCGACGCTGCTCTCGGCGATGATCGTCCCGCCGACCTTACGCGAGCCTGCCATCGTTGACGCGAACCCGGCATTAACGTCATGGCTTACCGGTCTGCACAAGCAGGGGGTTATCCTGAGTTCCGTGTGCGCTGGTGCGTTTGTCCTGGCATCAACAGGATTAATGAACGGGCGGAAAATGACTACGCACTGGGCCTATGCCGATTTACTGAGCCAGCGTTTCCCCGACATAGAAGTCGACGTGAATCAGTTGATTATTGATGACGGTGAGATCATCACCGCGGGTGGGCTGATGTCCTGGACAGATCTCGGTTTGCGATTAGTGCATCGGCTGCTGGGTCCGACAGTCATGATCGATACCGCGCGCATGCTGCTTGTCGATCCACCCGGCCGCGAGCAACGCTATTACAGCGTCTTCTCGCCGTGTCTGACCCATGGCGACACGGCAGTCCTTAAGGTGCAACACTGGCTCCAGGCAACCCAGGCAAAAGATGTCACCCTATCGACCCTGGCGGCTCAGGCTGGATTAGAAGAGCGCACGTTTCTGCGCCGCTTTCAGAAGGCAACCGGGATGACCAGCACGGAATATTGTCAGCATCTTCGTGTTGGCCGGGCACAGGAGCTTTTACAGTTCAGCAGTGATTCATTTGATCGCATCGCGTGGGAAGTGGGCTACAGCGATCCAGGTGCCCTACGTAAAATTTTTACCCGCATTGTCGGGCTCACCCCCGGGGAGTATCGCCGTCGCTTTAGCGCCAGCCAGGCAAAGGAACAGATCGCATAA
- a CDS encoding cysteine hydrolase family protein: protein MKQRGLIVIDLQNEYLPTGKLPLTGIEAAAHNAALAIADARSKGIPVFHIRHEFAHGEAPVFVPGTAGVEIQPTVKPAADEAVIVKNFINSFRDTDLKAQLDAKGVEEVIIVGAMSHMCVDACVRAAADMGYPVTVLHDACATLDLSFGGVTVPAAQVHAAMMAAFEFGYGKVQSTSDYLSA from the coding sequence ATGAAACAACGCGGTTTAATCGTCATCGATCTGCAAAACGAATATCTGCCAACCGGTAAATTACCCCTGACCGGCATCGAGGCAGCAGCGCATAACGCAGCGCTTGCGATTGCTGACGCACGTTCAAAAGGGATCCCCGTATTCCATATTCGTCATGAGTTTGCTCATGGCGAAGCGCCGGTTTTTGTTCCCGGGACTGCGGGTGTGGAGATCCAGCCAACCGTTAAACCCGCGGCGGATGAAGCGGTGATCGTGAAGAATTTTATCAATTCCTTCCGCGACACAGACTTAAAAGCGCAGCTCGATGCGAAAGGTGTTGAAGAGGTGATTATCGTGGGGGCGATGAGCCATATGTGTGTGGACGCCTGTGTGCGGGCGGCGGCAGATATGGGCTACCCGGTCACCGTCCTGCATGATGCCTGCGCCACCCTTGACCTGTCCTTTGGCGGCGTCACGGTACCGGCGGCCCAGGTTCATGCTGCCATGATGGCCGCATTTGAGTTCGGCTATGGCAAAGTCCAGTCAACCTCAGACTATCTGTCTGCGTAA